The Priestia megaterium NBRC 15308 = ATCC 14581 region TATATCAGGATTAATAAGCTGATTTTCTTCTACAATAATCTGGCCTTGTTTGATTCGGACAGGCTCCACTTTTTCCACAGCTGCTTGACGGTTTTCAGCTGTTTTTTGTGGATCATAAATCACATTTGGAATGATAGCGAATTTAGCAATTGCATTCATTGAATCCTTTAGAGAATTGCTGACATTGGTGTAAACAAGCTGACTTTCTACTTGATCTTTTTTCTCTTCTACATCGCTAATCTTCACTTGATCTTTCATCACATGATGAACGGCCGTGACTACAGCATCTTTCGCAATCGATAAATCACTGTTAGAAGACTGAAGCAGCTGCTTAATGGTATCTTTTGGCAAGTTTTTTTGAATGTCTTCAGGAAGCTTGTCCTCTAGCATTTTTTGTTTGGTTTTTAATACGGCATCGATACTGTCATCTTCATGATCTTCTTTTTCATATTCTGTATTAACTTCCATCATCGCATCAAAAATAGATGCAACAAGATCGACTTGGTTCTGTGCGTATTCTGTTTTTTGTGTATACACATCTTCAACGGCTTGTTCTGCCTCTGCCCGTTTTTTCTCTGTGCTTTCTTTATCTTCAATGGTAACGGGTGAGTAAATGGTTTGCGGGGAAATAGATAGTAATCTGAGATCTAATTCCTGCGGCTTTACATTGCTATACATAGACGCAAACATCATTACACCTAACAAGGCATATAACCCAATTTGAATTAACCGTAATCGCTCGATCTGTGCCATTGTTTGCTTGATTATCCGAAACGTTGACACAAACGTACCCCCTTTTACAAAAAATAGACCCTATTAAGAAAGGGTCTTTTGGTCAGCTTGTTCGTACGCTTGAATGATGCGTCCCACAAGTGGATGGCGCACAACATCTGACTGTTCTAGATGAACAAATGAAATACCTTTAACATTGGTCAGGATTTTCGAGACAGCCGCTAGACCAGACTGAGCTCCTTTTGGTAAATCAATTTGTGAAATATCTCCTGTAATCACCATTTTAGACCCAAATCCTAGTCGTGTTAAAAACATCTTCATTTGCGCCATCGTGGTGTTTTGCGCTTCGTCTAAGATAACAAACGCATCATCTAGTGTACGACCTCGCATATAAGCAAGGGGTGCTATTTCAATAACTCCGCGTTCGATTAGGCGTTGCGTATGTTCTGTTCCTAATACATCATGTAATGCATCGTACAGAGGCCGCAAGTACGGATCTACTTTTTCTTTCAAATCTCCTGGCAAGAAGCCAAGACTTTCACCTGCTTCAACAGCAGGACGTGTTAAAATAATACGCTGTACGTGACCATTTTTAAGAGCATTAACGGCCATGACAACGGCTAAATACGTTTTACCGGTACCAGCAGGCCCAATTCCAAATACCAAATCATTTTTCTTAATAGACGAAATGTATTGACTTTGTCCTAATGTCTTAACACGAATAGTCTTACCTTTTACATTTTTACCAATCTCTTCTTCATATACATCTTCAAAAAACTCAAGAGAATTTTTCTTAGCTAATTGAATCGCATACACAACATCTCGTTCAGATATGGAAATATTTTTTCGGATAATGTTCAGTAACTTTTTAAGCATTTCTTCCACTAGCTGAACATTTTCTGTACTTCCGGAGACTACAACAGTCTCACCTCTTGAAATGATAGAGACCTGCATTTCTTCTTCAATTCGCTTTAAATTCGAATCTTGTACGCCAAATAATGAAATGGCTTCGTTTGAATCATCAAGTTGTACGTTAATTGTTACTAGCTGTTCTGACATTCATCAATCTCCTTGAATAATTGGTTGAGTGTTCGCAATATTTTCTATAACTTGGTAATGTATTGATAATCTAACTTTACCATTGTCCTGTTCTTGGTGCAAAACTTTTTCACCTTTTATTTTAGCATCCTCACCTAAAGTTGATAGTAATTTTTTTCGACCGATTTCCAAAGCTTTTTCCATCGCCTCTTGTTTAGAATAGACGCGCTGCGAGTTTTGTTCTTCTCGTACAGCAACTTTCTCATACGACAGAGGTAATTTCCATTTAAAAAAATAGAGTGGATGCTCCACTTTTTCTGTCACCTTTGAGGCGTATTTTTCTTTGTTAAAAGCCCAAAGAGGCATTTTAAAAGCTTGAAAATCTAAATAGTGCTTCGTATATCCATTACCCGTTAATACCTGAAAATCAGTTTTTAAAGGCACTTCCACCTCAGACTTATACCATGTTTCACCGTAGACTTTCCCTTTAGCAGCTACTACCTTTTTATTTTTTTCGTTTCCAATAATACCGGAAACTAGGACCTCGCCTTCATTGACAAAATCATTAACCTTGACTAAAGGTTGTCCTTTTTCGACAAACAAATTCGTAATAATGGCTTTCTTTTTAGCAATCAAATGTTGGTAAGGTGTTTTTTGCTGAGGCTTGGGCTCATTTTTTTCAACCACTTGGAAGTGATAAGAAGTGCCGCGCACTTCTACTCCCACCCAGGTAATATTGTTCATATTATCCGTTAAATAGCGCTGAATTTTTTCAGGACTTTCTAACAGAAATTGAAACTCTCCTCTTTTTACACCTATTTTGGCAAGCTGCTTAGTCATTTGATGTTCTGTTTGTGGTTCTGCACCGCTAATTTCCACTTTCCACACCATGTTGGAAAGCAAACCAAGAATAATAAAAAAAGAAAGAAAACCTAAAGCAAATCCACTATTTTTGATCACTCGTTTTGTTAAAAAAGGAAAACCTCTGCCTCTTATAAAATAAATTTTACAATCTGCGTTGCGAATTAGTATACGAATTTTCTTTACATCTTTCAATAATATCGTTGCTGTTGCTAGTTGACCGTCAACTTTATGGACATTCGAAATCATAATCTGTTGTCTCACACAATTATTTAAAAAACGTTCAATTCCTTTTCCAACAATTCGAATACGTACGGTACCAATAACAAAGTTTGTCCATCCATTCTTCATTTTTTTCCTCCTTGTGTTATTGTTCTAAATAAAGAACTTGATTGATTTTACCTTCTAAAACCAGTTCTTCTGGCAGTATTACTTTAATGACCAGTCCTTCACCTCGAATTAACATTTGTCCCTGTTTTAGTAACACGCGTATTTCAGTATCAGAAAAGGCTAATAAACCTTTATGGTTTTCAATATAAATGTGTATTTGTCCAACTAACGTAATACGGGGAAGATCCATTAATACATCAGCGGGTAGTTCCATTGTTTTTGTCATCCATCTTTTCATTTGGTGTCTCCACTTTTTGCTCATAAAAAGAACCCCCTTTCATCTCATGTTTATGAGAAAGGAGGTTAATGTATCACATCTATTTATCGTTTATATTTACGTTGTTTCGATTTTGGAGGCCCTAGAATTTCGGACCATACCACTCCTTGAACAGCTTCTTTACGAGAAATGGGCTTGAAAACGTTTTTCTCACCCGTGATTTTTGGTTTGTCAACTGTGATTTTCTTTTGAATAGACGGTTCATGATACGAACGATTTTTTAGCTCTTCCAATTTTTCTTGCAAAGGATTTGTTTCTGCTGAAAGAACAGTTTCCGGCTCCCTACGAGCTGTTTTTGGCTCTTCTTTGACAGGTCGATATCTAGGTCTTTCCCGCCTTGAAGGATTGTTTACAGGAGGCATAGGAGCTCTTTTAGAACGCTGCTGTTCTTCCTCTTTCGACTGAGCTATAAAACGCTGCACAACGTTAAAAATAATCCCTCCAACGATGACAAAAATGAAAGCATTATTAATAATTAGTTTAATAAGCGTTTCAACGATATTCATTAGGAGAAAACCTCCTTGTTAAGCTGATTCATTATTTCTCATCGTCTTCTTTAGACATTTTTCCAATTGAATCACGCATATCCGTATCAGCAGTCAAGTTTTGAATATTCATATAATCCATGACGCCAATATTGCCAGAGCGCAGTGCTTCTGCCATCGCTAACGGTACTTCTGCTTCTGCCTCTACTACTTTTGCACGCATTTCCTCTACTTTTGCACGCATTTCTTGTTCTTGAGCAACGGCCATAGCACGACGTTCTTCGGCTTTTGCTTGTGCAATATTTTTATCTGCTTCCGCTTGGTCTGTTTGAAGAACTGCCCCAATATTTTTCCCAATATCGATGTCAGCAATATCAATGGATAAGATTTCAAACGCTGTTCCTGAATCCAGTCCTTTTCCTAACACCGTTTGAGAAATCATATCGGGATTTTCCAATACTTTTTTGTGATCTTTTTGCGAACCGATTGTAGAAACAATCCCCTCGCCAACACGGGCAATAATCGTTTCTTCTCCGGCTCCCCCTACTAGTCGATCAATGTTTGCACGAACGGTAATTCGAGCTTTTGCTTTGACTTCGATTCCATCCATAGCCACCCCTGCAATAAAAGGTGTTTCAATAACTTTTGGATTAACGCTCATTTGTACAGCTTCTAGCACATCACGGCCCGCTAAGTCGATAGCTGCTCCGCGCTCAAATGTTAACTCAATATTTGCTCGGTGCGCTGCAATCAACGCATTTACCACACGGTCAACGTTACCGCCTGCTAAATAGTGGCTTTCTAATTGATTAATGGTAATACCTAAACCTGCTTTACTTGCTTTAATTAACGGGTTCACAACGCGAGATGGTATCACTCGACGAAGTCTCATTCCGACCAGTGTGAAAATACTAATACGAACGCCTGCTGCTAATGCTGAAATCCATAGCATAATCGGTACAAAAGTGAAAAAAACAGCTAAAGCAATAATTGCTAGACCAATAACTACAAAAAACAATACGCTACCTACTTCCATTAATTAAGGTCCTCCTTTTTCAAAGGCTCTGTAAGCTTCCGCACCACAACCCTTGATCCCTCTACTTTTATAATATTTACTAACACATCTTTGTCTAAATATCCGCCTTCAGTGACTACATCCACATACTCTTCATCGATGAGCACGGTACCTGAAGGACGAAGCGGTGTCGTTGTTTTACCTTGTTTTCCTATTAATTCATAACGATTTTGATTCGACACGTAGCCAGATTCAGTATTAAGTGAATCATTAAGCACCATTTTTTTGAAAGGTGTAAGCTTTCTTTTAAAAAATTTCATCATCACAAACGCACCTCCCAGTGCCACCACTATTGCAATTACAAGAGAAATTCCCATTTCGATATTATTATCTGTTGACATAAAAAAACTTAAAATGATAGCTCCAAGCCCTAGCAGTCCTAAAACGCCGCCTGGTACTACAATCTCTAACAGAAGCAGTATAATTCCTGCTATAAATAAAACGAGGGCTTCCATTCCTGCTAATCCAGCTACCATATGGCCATAGAAAAATAAAAGAAGTGAAGCTATTCCAATAGAGCCCGCAATACCAAATGAAGGCGTAAACAATTCAATTACAATTCCTAAAGCACCAATGGATAATAAAATGGGAACAACAAGCGGATGGGTAAGAAAACGAGCAATTTGTTCACTTACACTCATTTTTGCATACGTCAGTTTAGCATCTTCATAGCCAAGTACGCTCAGGAGATCATCTAAATTTTTTACAGTTCCTTCTGAATAACCAACTTGCTCGGCTTGCTTCGGAGTGAGCGTCAGCAATTCGTTTCCTTTTAAGTTGAGCTCAGGTATTACCATCTTTGTGTTTGCCATCGCTTCTGCATATTTAGGGTTTCGGTTATTTTGTTCTGCTGCGCTCTTCATAGCCGATAACCAATAAGACTGAGCTTTTTTTCCTGCTGCATTTCCCTGTTGGTCAATCACAGCTGCCGATCCCATTGTAGAACCGGGTGTCATATAAATTTGATCGGCGTTAAGTGCAATATAGGCTCCGGCTGATAATGCTTTTTTATCGACAAAAGCAGCGGTAGGAATAGGTGTTGAGGTTAAGCTTTTAGCTATTTCAGAAGCTGCATCTACAGCTCCTCCAGGAGTATCTATGTCCAATATAATCAAATCTGCACCGTCATTTTCCGCATCTTCAATGGATCTGTTTAAAAAAGAAAGCAATCCATTTTCTACCGTTTTATTGACAGGAATAACGTGTACGCGCTTCACGTCAGCGGTGCTAATAGTGGGGAATAACCCAGTGGCTAAAATAAGAAAGCACGCGAAAGAAAATAAGGTTTTCACCGAATACACTTCCCTCCTTCCATAGATAGTATGAGTATGTACCTGTATATACGTATAACTTTAACAATAGTTTCAAATTTTTTAAAATTTATCTATTTTCTTCTTTACACTCGAAAAACAAAACATAAGTTCGATTATTATCCATATAAAAAACACCTTACACAAGGTAAGGTGTTTTTTATGATAAGTGTTGAAGGACAAGCTTATTAACAAGAGAGCCATCCGCTTTGCCTTTTACTTTCGGCATAAGCGCTCCCATAACTTTCCCCATATCAGCTTTAGAGGAAGACTGCGTTTCTTCAATCGTCGTTTTAATAATTTCAGATAACTCTTCTTCGGTTAGCTGTTTAGGAGCGTAAACTTCTAAAACCGCTAATTCAGAATGAATTTTATCAACAAGATCTTGACGACCTGCTTTCTCAAATTCATGGAGGGAGTCTTTACGTTGTTTGAATTCGCGAGAAATAACCGTCAACTCGTCTGCTTCAGTTAGGTCAGTCCCTAACTTAATGGCTTCGTTTTGAAGAGATGCTTTGACCATACGAATGACCCCAAGCTTCTCTTTCTCTTTGTTTTTCATCGCTTGTTTCATATCACTATTTAAACGCTCGAGAAGACTCATAAATCCACCCTCTTATTAGAACTTGCGTTTTCTAGCAGCTTCAGATTTCTTCTTACGCTTTACGCTAGGCTTTTCATAGAATTCGCGCTTTCTTGCTTCTTGTAACGTACCAGTTTTTGAAACTGAACGTTTGAAGCGACGAAGAGCATCTTCAAGCGATTCGTTTTTACGAACAACTGTTCTTGACATTCTAATTCCCTCCCTCCGAACAAAACCACTAACATCATAATGAAATGACATGTTAGACATGTCTTTTGCAATTATAATATAATGATTCCTTAAGGTCAACCGCTTTACATAAAGTAATGCAGTTATTCCCCCTTTATTTTATGAACTTTCTTGATAAAACATTACTCACTCAGCTGTTTTATACGTATGAAAAAAGCTGCGTAAACACGCAGCTTTCCAATAAGTGTTATGAGCTCATTTTTACCTGATCTTGAAGATGAACCTCATCTAGCACGCGAACAAACTCACCTTCATTGTACGGATATCCAGCTTTTGTAATTTTAACTTTTACAAGCTTTCCAACCATTTCTTCAGACGCTTTAAACACAACCTTTAAGTAGTTATCGGTATATCCTACGTATAAACCACTTTCAGGGTCTTCTTTATATTTTTCTTCCGGAATTACTTCTAGTACTTCTCCTTCAAACGTTGAAGCATATTCTTTTGCCAATTGATTTGAAAGTTCGATTAAACGATGCACACGTTGATTTTTTACTTCTTCATCAATTT contains the following coding sequences:
- a CDS encoding PhoH family protein; amino-acid sequence: MSEQLVTINVQLDDSNEAISLFGVQDSNLKRIEEEMQVSIISRGETVVVSGSTENVQLVEEMLKKLLNIIRKNISISERDVVYAIQLAKKNSLEFFEDVYEEEIGKNVKGKTIRVKTLGQSQYISSIKKNDLVFGIGPAGTGKTYLAVVMAVNALKNGHVQRIILTRPAVEAGESLGFLPGDLKEKVDPYLRPLYDALHDVLGTEHTQRLIERGVIEIAPLAYMRGRTLDDAFVILDEAQNTTMAQMKMFLTRLGFGSKMVITGDISQIDLPKGAQSGLAAVSKILTNVKGISFVHLEQSDVVRHPLVGRIIQAYEQADQKTLS
- the yqfD gene encoding sporulation protein YqfD, with protein sequence MKNGWTNFVIGTVRIRIVGKGIERFLNNCVRQQIMISNVHKVDGQLATATILLKDVKKIRILIRNADCKIYFIRGRGFPFLTKRVIKNSGFALGFLSFFIILGLLSNMVWKVEISGAEPQTEHQMTKQLAKIGVKRGEFQFLLESPEKIQRYLTDNMNNITWVGVEVRGTSYHFQVVEKNEPKPQQKTPYQHLIAKKKAIITNLFVEKGQPLVKVNDFVNEGEVLVSGIIGNEKNKKVVAAKGKVYGETWYKSEVEVPLKTDFQVLTGNGYTKHYLDFQAFKMPLWAFNKEKYASKVTEKVEHPLYFFKWKLPLSYEKVAVREEQNSQRVYSKQEAMEKALEIGRKKLLSTLGEDAKIKGEKVLHQEQDNGKVRLSIHYQVIENIANTQPIIQGD
- the yqfC gene encoding sporulation protein YqfC, which codes for MSKKWRHQMKRWMTKTMELPADVLMDLPRITLVGQIHIYIENHKGLLAFSDTEIRVLLKQGQMLIRGEGLVIKVILPEELVLEGKINQVLYLEQ
- the floA gene encoding flotillin-like protein FloA (flotillin-like protein involved in membrane lipid rafts); this translates as MEVGSVLFFVVIGLAIIALAVFFTFVPIMLWISALAAGVRISIFTLVGMRLRRVIPSRVVNPLIKASKAGLGITINQLESHYLAGGNVDRVVNALIAAHRANIELTFERGAAIDLAGRDVLEAVQMSVNPKVIETPFIAGVAMDGIEVKAKARITVRANIDRLVGGAGEETIIARVGEGIVSTIGSQKDHKKVLENPDMISQTVLGKGLDSGTAFEILSIDIADIDIGKNIGAVLQTDQAEADKNIAQAKAEERRAMAVAQEQEMRAKVEEMRAKVVEAEAEVPLAMAEALRSGNIGVMDYMNIQNLTADTDMRDSIGKMSKEDDEK
- a CDS encoding NfeD family protein, producing MKTLFSFACFLILATGLFPTISTADVKRVHVIPVNKTVENGLLSFLNRSIEDAENDGADLIILDIDTPGGAVDAASEIAKSLTSTPIPTAAFVDKKALSAGAYIALNADQIYMTPGSTMGSAAVIDQQGNAAGKKAQSYWLSAMKSAAEQNNRNPKYAEAMANTKMVIPELNLKGNELLTLTPKQAEQVGYSEGTVKNLDDLLSVLGYEDAKLTYAKMSVSEQIARFLTHPLVVPILLSIGALGIVIELFTPSFGIAGSIGIASLLLFFYGHMVAGLAGMEALVLFIAGIILLLLEIVVPGGVLGLLGLGAIILSFFMSTDNNIEMGISLVIAIVVALGGAFVMMKFFKRKLTPFKKMVLNDSLNTESGYVSNQNRYELIGKQGKTTTPLRPSGTVLIDEEYVDVVTEGGYLDKDVLVNIIKVEGSRVVVRKLTEPLKKEDLN
- a CDS encoding GatB/YqeY domain-containing protein, yielding MSLLERLNSDMKQAMKNKEKEKLGVIRMVKASLQNEAIKLGTDLTEADELTVISREFKQRKDSLHEFEKAGRQDLVDKIHSELAVLEVYAPKQLTEEELSEIIKTTIEETQSSSKADMGKVMGALMPKVKGKADGSLVNKLVLQHLS
- the rpsU gene encoding 30S ribosomal protein S21, giving the protein MSRTVVRKNESLEDALRRFKRSVSKTGTLQEARKREFYEKPSVKRKKKSEAARKRKF